The following proteins are co-located in the Fluviicola sp. genome:
- a CDS encoding helix-turn-helix transcriptional regulator, translated as MKFETYFPNEKLKHYISHFAVSENEFAGEYKVFPSSGLVIGFQYKGELSTVNENGENKLNAAGISGIFDTYKVFKNSSGIGTFLVYFTEIGFAHFASRPVNELFNLSISLEDVFEKQKVREVEEKLSAALTDKHRIRVVEQFLVSQLKDVQTDKLIVEAVRRIYESKGTIRIRELNEQLFISQSPFEKRFRKVVGTTPKKFASIIRFNALLEDLKHSKSLTEICYENHFFDQAHFIKEFKHFTGDTPENFKRKE; from the coding sequence ATGAAGTTTGAAACGTATTTCCCCAATGAAAAACTGAAACATTATATCAGTCATTTCGCCGTTTCTGAAAATGAATTTGCAGGTGAATACAAAGTATTTCCCTCTTCCGGGTTGGTTATTGGTTTTCAATATAAAGGGGAACTTTCCACGGTGAATGAAAACGGGGAGAATAAACTTAATGCAGCCGGGATTTCCGGCATTTTCGACACTTACAAAGTCTTTAAGAATTCATCCGGAATAGGAACTTTCCTGGTTTATTTTACTGAAATCGGTTTTGCACACTTTGCTTCTCGTCCGGTTAATGAACTATTCAATCTGAGCATTTCGCTGGAAGATGTTTTTGAAAAACAAAAAGTCAGGGAAGTCGAAGAAAAACTTTCGGCAGCATTAACAGATAAGCATCGGATCAGGGTCGTTGAACAATTTTTAGTCTCACAATTAAAAGATGTACAGACCGATAAATTGATCGTGGAAGCAGTCAGACGAATCTATGAAAGCAAGGGAACCATCCGTATTCGGGAGTTGAATGAGCAGCTATTCATCAGTCAAAGCCCGTTTGAAAAGCGCTTTCGGAAAGTGGTTGGTACAACTCCTAAGAAATTTGCTTCGATCATTCGTTTCAATGCCTTGTTGGAAGATTTAAAACATTCAAAATCATTGACTGAGATCTGCTACGAGAACCACTTTTTCGATCAGGCGCATTTTATCAAAGAATTCAAACATTTTACCGGAGATACTCCCGAAAATTTCAAACGTAAAGAATAG
- a CDS encoding DUF1398 domain-containing protein → MFTADQIKEAHSKVKSGADFPSYIREIKTMGVTHYESYVSDGHIDYHGVNNHTAKVPAKYEPLNIAANPDPEQFKADLKAHQQGKTDYPAFCKDCAKSGIEKWVVSMAQMTCTYFDKAGNELLTEQIPQ, encoded by the coding sequence ATGTTTACAGCAGATCAAATCAAAGAAGCACACAGCAAAGTGAAATCGGGAGCAGATTTCCCCTCTTATATCCGCGAAATCAAAACAATGGGCGTAACACACTATGAAAGTTACGTTTCCGACGGACACATCGATTATCACGGAGTAAATAATCACACGGCGAAAGTCCCGGCAAAGTACGAGCCGCTCAATATTGCCGCTAACCCGGACCCGGAACAGTTCAAAGCAGATTTAAAAGCCCATCAGCAGGGAAAAACAGATTACCCCGCGTTCTGCAAAGATTGCGCAAAATCAGGTATTGAGAAGTGGGTCGTTTCAATGGCACAAATGACCTGCACCTATTTCGACAAAGCCGGCAACGAACTATTGACAGAACAAATCCCGCAATAA
- a CDS encoding NAD(P)H-dependent oxidoreductase has protein sequence MNFTTLANSRYTTKKYDATKKIPEDRIQQLKEILWLSPSSINSQPWKFTFVSDEALKAELAAVSYFNEQKIKDASHLVVFSSIDDVAQFENQIQTHLPEGSVTYYNTFLKPLPEAEIKAWLQHQVYLSLGFFLGACASMDIDSSPMEGIQADAYARILKLDGYKPLFAVALGYRNPEDANQPSVKAKSRLEMDMVVDGL, from the coding sequence ATGAACTTTACAACGCTTGCAAACAGCCGGTACACAACCAAAAAGTATGATGCCACCAAAAAAATTCCGGAGGACCGGATCCAGCAACTGAAAGAGATCCTGTGGCTCAGTCCTTCTTCTATCAATAGTCAGCCGTGGAAATTCACTTTTGTTTCCGACGAAGCATTGAAAGCCGAATTAGCAGCTGTTTCTTATTTCAACGAGCAAAAGATCAAAGATGCCAGTCATTTGGTGGTATTCAGTTCGATTGATGATGTTGCCCAATTTGAAAACCAGATCCAAACACATTTGCCGGAAGGGTCTGTTACGTATTACAATACTTTCCTGAAGCCTTTGCCGGAAGCTGAAATCAAAGCGTGGTTGCAGCACCAGGTCTATCTTTCACTGGGATTTTTTCTGGGTGCCTGTGCATCGATGGATATTGATTCTTCGCCTATGGAAGGAATCCAGGCTGACGCTTATGCAAGAATCCTGAAACTGGACGGGTATAAACCGCTTTTCGCTGTGGCACTGGGTTACCGGAACCCGGAAGATGCGAATCAGCCATCGGTGAAGGCGAAATCGCGGTTGGAAATGGATATGGTTGTTGATGGTTTATAA
- a CDS encoding helix-turn-helix domain-containing protein has protein sequence MYCIDDKEYPCSTSFTMRYIGGKWKAVILIHLAEKKRYNELRKELPMITERTLSLQLKELESDGLITRTVFTTKPPLRVEYELTEFGRTLIPLLEAIAQWGKETAERKKKNRILEEA, from the coding sequence ATGTATTGTATAGACGATAAAGAATATCCGTGCAGCACCAGCTTCACAATGAGGTATATAGGTGGAAAATGGAAAGCAGTGATTTTAATTCACCTCGCCGAAAAAAAACGCTACAACGAACTGCGGAAAGAACTTCCCATGATCACCGAACGGACATTGAGCCTGCAATTGAAGGAACTCGAATCCGATGGATTGATCACACGAACGGTATTCACCACCAAACCTCCTTTAAGAGTAGAATACGAACTCACGGAATTCGGGCGTACGCTCATACCCTTGTTGGAAGCAATTGCCCAATGGGGAAAGGAAACTGCTGAGCGAAAGAAGAAAAACCGTATTTTGGAGGAAGCGTAA
- a CDS encoding GNAT family N-acetyltransferase, with the protein MIQVTDRTRLWLFGEETERLAFRKIDESDFDTWLRFCEDSGIMRYFAFSETDSPREKCQKWFEKVFWRYDHLLGGMNALIDKQSGAFTGQCGLLVQLVDEQEELEIGYSLMPEARGFGYALEAAKKCRDFAFQNHFSDSLISIIHPENVDSQQVAIRNGMQLWKQTTFNGMPVNVYRILKTEWEASTSSL; encoded by the coding sequence ATGATACAAGTAACCGACAGAACCCGGCTATGGCTTTTCGGGGAAGAAACCGAACGGCTGGCATTTCGAAAAATAGATGAGAGCGATTTTGATACCTGGCTGCGGTTTTGCGAAGATTCCGGCATCATGAGATACTTTGCTTTTTCAGAAACCGATTCCCCGCGCGAAAAATGTCAAAAGTGGTTCGAAAAAGTCTTTTGGAGATACGACCACCTGTTGGGAGGAATGAATGCCTTGATCGATAAACAATCCGGTGCCTTTACCGGTCAATGCGGTTTATTGGTTCAGTTGGTCGATGAACAGGAAGAATTGGAAATCGGGTATTCACTCATGCCCGAAGCACGCGGATTCGGCTATGCACTCGAAGCTGCGAAAAAATGCCGCGACTTTGCCTTCCAAAACCACTTTTCCGATTCATTGATATCCATCATCCACCCGGAAAATGTGGATTCTCAACAAGTAGCCATCCGGAATGGAATGCAACTCTGGAAGCAAACAACCTTCAACGGCATGCCAGTGAATGTCTACCGGATCCTGAAAACCGAATGGGAAGCGTCTACATCCTCACTGTGA
- a CDS encoding PAS and helix-turn-helix domain-containing protein, producing MKNKHTSSLLTRNKVVNVSETDQLQQTDYLEAVRSFARLTYESVYVINYENMSFEYVSENPLFLCGYSPEEVLQMGYDFYFRHVPEGELKLLEQINEAGFDFYEKLPAGSKKEYSITYDFHLTHKNGKTILINHKLTPLFLTGDSKLWKAMCVVSLAHHSQPGNVFIKRQNSDEQWELDPEIGIWRKSVKPALSEREKEVLRLYAQGLTITQIAEKIYVSPDTVKYYRRKIFERLSVNNIVEALAVAVNSQII from the coding sequence ATGAAAAATAAACACACCTCTTCCCTGCTTACCAGGAATAAAGTTGTAAACGTTTCCGAGACCGATCAGCTTCAGCAAACCGATTACCTGGAAGCGGTAAGATCGTTTGCGCGGTTGACCTATGAAAGTGTCTATGTGATCAATTATGAAAACATGTCGTTTGAATACGTTTCTGAAAACCCGCTGTTCCTGTGTGGTTATTCCCCGGAAGAAGTTTTACAGATGGGGTATGATTTCTATTTCAGGCATGTTCCTGAGGGTGAATTGAAATTACTGGAACAAATCAATGAGGCGGGGTTTGATTTTTATGAGAAATTACCGGCCGGCAGCAAGAAAGAATACAGCATTACGTATGATTTTCATTTGACACATAAGAATGGTAAAACTATTCTGATCAACCATAAACTGACTCCTTTATTTTTAACCGGTGATTCGAAACTGTGGAAGGCGATGTGTGTTGTTTCCCTTGCTCACCATTCGCAGCCGGGAAATGTATTCATCAAACGTCAAAATTCGGATGAGCAGTGGGAATTGGATCCTGAAATCGGGATTTGGCGTAAGTCTGTCAAACCTGCGCTTTCAGAGCGTGAAAAGGAAGTTTTGAGGCTTTATGCACAAGGATTGACCATTACTCAAATTGCAGAGAAGATATATGTGTCCCCGGATACGGTGAAGTATTACAGGAGGAAGATTTTTGAGCGGTTATCTGTAAATAATATTGTGGAGGCATTGGCTGTGGCGGTGAATAGTCAGATTATTTGA
- a CDS encoding DUF3667 domain-containing protein, translating to MTTCTNCNQAFNNNYCGSCGQAAKLKRIDGKYVLHEIIHVLHLEKGILYTIRELLLRPGKSVREYISENRTRLVKPVIFVIVASLIYTVISHWFHGSENEVSHQKQPEAVTAIFEWISHHFGYANMMMGVFIALWLKVFFRKQPFNFFEVLILLCFVMGMGMLLLALLSLIGNLSGYHLSPVADTISIIYCSWAIGQFFNPSKVGSYLKAFCAYSLGMLTFYTLVTLIAILAAVLQQLIR from the coding sequence ATGACAACCTGTACAAATTGTAATCAGGCATTTAATAACAATTACTGCGGCAGCTGCGGACAAGCGGCGAAATTGAAACGAATTGACGGCAAATACGTGTTACATGAAATCATTCACGTACTGCATCTGGAGAAAGGAATCCTCTACACCATCAGGGAATTGCTGCTCCGTCCGGGGAAAAGCGTGAGGGAATATATCTCTGAAAACAGGACCAGGCTGGTAAAGCCCGTCATATTTGTCATCGTTGCCTCGCTGATCTACACGGTAATTTCTCATTGGTTCCATGGATCAGAAAATGAAGTTTCCCACCAAAAACAGCCCGAAGCAGTAACCGCCATTTTCGAATGGATCTCACATCATTTCGGATATGCGAATATGATGATGGGAGTATTCATTGCGCTATGGCTGAAAGTGTTTTTCAGGAAACAACCCTTCAATTTCTTCGAGGTATTGATTCTCCTGTGCTTTGTGATGGGAATGGGAATGCTGCTGCTGGCACTTTTGTCATTAATTGGAAATCTTTCAGGCTATCATCTTTCACCGGTAGCGGATACCATCAGTATCATTTACTGCAGCTGGGCCATCGGCCAGTTTTTCAATCCTTCCAAAGTAGGAAGCTATCTCAAAGCATTTTGTGCGTATTCCCTGGGAATGCTCACCTTTTACACACTTGTCACACTAATAGCAATCCTGGCAGCAGTACTCCAACAATTAATCCGGTGA
- a CDS encoding GNAT family protein has protein sequence MNFKLIETNRLLLKGLTPEDMTEIFERNHKPKIKTILGHRSEEDYEKELHKYKNGYSSYNRSFMLFLLEDKASGKIIGRCGLHNWNRDHWRAEIGYSMEDESFKQQGLMSEAVEAIIDYGFKQMNLNRIEALVADYNTASLRLLEKNGFIKEGIMRKHYYVNGVFEDSVVFAILREEYTK, from the coding sequence ATGAACTTCAAACTCATAGAAACAAACCGTTTATTGCTCAAAGGATTAACACCCGAAGACATGACAGAGATCTTTGAACGAAATCACAAACCAAAGATCAAAACCATCCTGGGCCATCGTTCCGAAGAAGATTATGAGAAAGAACTTCACAAATACAAAAACGGCTATTCAAGCTATAACCGCAGTTTCATGCTGTTTTTACTGGAAGACAAGGCAAGCGGAAAGATCATCGGGCGTTGTGGATTGCACAACTGGAACCGCGACCATTGGCGTGCGGAGATCGGTTATTCCATGGAAGATGAAAGCTTTAAACAGCAGGGATTAATGTCGGAAGCTGTTGAAGCAATCATCGATTACGGATTCAAACAGATGAACCTGAACCGCATCGAAGCCCTCGTTGCCGATTACAATACAGCCTCCTTGCGACTGCTGGAAAAGAATGGTTTTATTAAAGAAGGAATCATGAGAAAACACTACTACGTAAACGGCGTTTTTGAAGATTCCGTGGTGTTCGCAATCCTCCGGGAAGAATACACGAAGTAA
- a CDS encoding GNAT family N-acetyltransferase: MTIQIIPFENRYQEAICNMMDQIQDEFDIPFRNPHGKQISDIVDSENRFWIALDGDHVLGTIGLSRIKPGHAFLRHLFVAKEGRGETGTAKLLLDTALQEAKKLHYTHIYLGTMEQFKAAQKFYAKNQFICIPKEALPAEMPVSPMDTLFYLLKNESN, from the coding sequence ATGACAATTCAAATCATCCCCTTCGAAAACCGGTACCAGGAAGCAATCTGTAACATGATGGACCAGATCCAGGACGAATTCGATATTCCCTTCCGAAATCCCCACGGCAAACAAATTTCAGACATCGTAGACTCCGAAAACCGCTTCTGGATCGCACTGGATGGAGATCATGTCCTTGGCACTATCGGCCTGTCGCGTATTAAACCCGGGCACGCTTTCCTCAGGCATTTATTCGTAGCCAAAGAAGGACGTGGAGAAACCGGGACCGCAAAATTACTGCTGGATACCGCACTCCAGGAAGCAAAGAAATTGCACTACACACATATTTACCTCGGGACTATGGAACAATTCAAAGCCGCCCAAAAATTCTACGCCAAAAATCAGTTTATTTGTATTCCCAAAGAAGCTTTGCCGGCTGAAATGCCCGTAAGCCCCATGGATACCTTATTTTACCTCTTGAAAAATGAATCGAATTAA
- a CDS encoding DUF1801 domain-containing protein, which yields MAEKKPKLAEIKTKPTAISAAEFIRTLEDEQQRKDSLVLIEMMKKATGEEPVMWGGSIIGFGNMRYESPKTGRQVDWFLVGFSPRKANLTLYIGAGSEAHADALKILGKHKVSGGCLHIKKLSDVDLNVLQGMINTYLSRK from the coding sequence ATGGCAGAAAAGAAACCAAAGTTAGCAGAGATCAAAACAAAACCCACAGCAATAAGTGCTGCCGAATTCATCCGGACCCTCGAAGACGAACAACAACGAAAAGACAGTTTGGTCCTCATTGAAATGATGAAAAAAGCAACCGGGGAAGAACCTGTTATGTGGGGCGGATCCATCATCGGTTTTGGAAATATGCGCTACGAAAGCCCCAAAACCGGCCGGCAAGTTGATTGGTTCCTAGTTGGATTCTCACCGCGCAAAGCAAATTTAACCCTCTACATCGGAGCAGGAAGCGAAGCCCATGCAGACGCCCTGAAAATATTGGGCAAACACAAAGTCTCCGGCGGCTGTTTACACATCAAAAAACTATCCGATGTAGACCTGAACGTCCTGCAGGGAATGATAAATACTTATCTTAGCCGGAAATAA
- a CDS encoding CHASE3 domain-containing protein, with translation MSGKLKIVLTFALSILVLVIVGAYAYQSTKQYKNSSEWVNHTQEVINEAQSILLNVEDIETAQRGYVITADEKFLIPYKDGVAELPKAHLKLNQLVHDNPPQRELLAKINSLIIQKTTFAEQVISVRSKVGFSAAQDLIESGEGESLMASIRSLLERFIANEESYLTTRFSDSNEQFAHTATIILASISLAILFVAITLYFFLKDYNRRLRSEKQLKASEARIKKFLESLPLGVYVVDADGVPFFTNSEAVRILGEGIISGNNYSNVREFYKSYIIGTNEPYPVEKRPVVRVLNGESNICVEDVETDKDGVRIPLRINATHIADEEGNIEFAIAVFEDITSVKEAENELRKAKKQAEESSELKEMFLANMSHEIRTPMNAVIGFTDLLLKRNLNEEEMGYVRIIKTSGENLLRIINDVLDISKIESGLMTFEIHPIAINGLFSSIKVMFAQKAREKNLQLTFTDDPNIPASILGDPTRLTQIIMNLVGNAIKFTQEGSVEVSAKLIGREEEHIQIEFSVKDTGIGIPAEKLDTIFERFTQAEKHTTRKFGGTGLGLNIVKQLVELQGGTITVNSREGAGSEFKFLLSFSTTAEIASVKPQKYEECDIERLRELKILLVEDSPINVKFISALFDNHDLKVDHAENGKVAIKKMAEISYDIILMDIEMPEMNGYETTTYIRNELKSSVPIIAMTAHTMAGESEKCLQMGMNGYLSKPIREDLLFRTLIHIGLENPKPVSEAPANLVDLSSLEKTMRGNKKVILETLEIFLHHLPENLEGIEQGVKENNFAMIRRNAHTMKSSVSILGINKIQTLLEEMERLATSESDMERIIELENSLVLLSGHAVKEIEQLKEKFKES, from the coding sequence ATGTCGGGAAAACTGAAGATAGTACTCACATTTGCACTAAGCATCCTTGTTCTTGTAATCGTGGGGGCATACGCCTACCAAAGCACAAAACAGTATAAAAACTCGTCCGAATGGGTAAATCACACCCAGGAAGTAATCAACGAAGCCCAGTCCATTTTACTGAACGTGGAAGACATTGAAACCGCTCAGCGTGGTTACGTCATTACCGCTGATGAAAAGTTCCTGATCCCGTATAAAGATGGCGTTGCCGAATTACCCAAAGCCCATTTAAAACTGAACCAGCTGGTCCATGATAACCCTCCGCAAAGAGAATTGCTTGCAAAAATCAATAGCTTGATTATCCAAAAAACCACCTTTGCAGAACAGGTAATCAGTGTTCGCTCAAAAGTAGGGTTTAGCGCGGCTCAGGATCTTATTGAATCGGGAGAAGGAGAAAGCCTCATGGCTTCCATCCGGAGTTTACTCGAACGCTTTATCGCGAATGAAGAAAGCTATCTGACAACCCGTTTCAGCGATTCAAACGAACAATTCGCACATACAGCAACAATTATCCTGGCAAGCATTTCCCTGGCAATACTTTTCGTGGCAATTACCCTTTATTTCTTCCTCAAAGACTACAACCGCAGATTGCGTTCAGAAAAACAACTAAAAGCCAGTGAAGCGCGTATCAAGAAGTTTCTGGAAAGTCTTCCGCTGGGCGTATACGTAGTGGATGCAGATGGAGTTCCGTTTTTTACAAACAGTGAAGCAGTGCGGATCCTGGGAGAAGGAATTATTTCCGGCAATAATTACTCAAATGTCAGAGAGTTCTATAAAAGTTACATTATCGGAACCAATGAACCTTACCCGGTTGAAAAACGTCCGGTTGTCCGCGTGCTCAACGGTGAAAGCAATATCTGCGTGGAAGATGTGGAAACCGACAAAGATGGAGTACGTATTCCTCTGCGCATCAACGCTACACACATTGCAGATGAAGAAGGGAATATCGAATTTGCCATAGCCGTTTTTGAAGACATTACCAGCGTCAAGGAAGCAGAAAACGAACTGCGTAAAGCCAAAAAACAGGCAGAAGAATCTTCCGAACTGAAAGAAATGTTCCTGGCAAATATGAGCCACGAAATCCGCACTCCGATGAATGCTGTAATCGGTTTTACAGACCTGCTGCTGAAACGCAACCTCAACGAGGAGGAAATGGGATACGTGCGGATCATTAAAACTTCCGGTGAGAATTTGCTGCGTATTATCAACGATGTACTCGATATTTCCAAGATAGAATCCGGGTTAATGACCTTTGAGATTCACCCGATTGCTATCAACGGGCTTTTTTCCTCCATTAAAGTCATGTTTGCCCAGAAAGCCAGGGAAAAGAACCTGCAGCTGACTTTTACGGACGATCCGAACATTCCGGCCTCCATTTTGGGAGATCCGACCCGCCTCACACAGATCATTATGAACTTGGTGGGGAATGCCATTAAGTTTACCCAGGAAGGCTCGGTAGAAGTTTCAGCGAAATTGATCGGCAGGGAAGAAGAACATATCCAGATCGAATTCTCCGTAAAAGATACCGGGATTGGTATTCCGGCAGAGAAACTGGACACTATTTTCGAACGGTTCACACAAGCAGAAAAACACACCACCCGCAAATTCGGTGGCACCGGCCTGGGACTGAACATTGTGAAACAGCTGGTGGAACTGCAGGGCGGAACCATTACCGTAAACAGCAGGGAGGGAGCCGGCTCCGAATTCAAATTCCTGTTGTCGTTCTCAACCACCGCTGAAATTGCTTCCGTAAAACCGCAGAAGTACGAAGAATGCGATATCGAACGGTTAAGAGAATTGAAAATCCTCCTGGTAGAAGACAGCCCGATCAACGTGAAATTCATTTCGGCCCTGTTTGACAACCACGACCTGAAAGTGGATCATGCCGAAAATGGCAAAGTGGCCATCAAAAAAATGGCAGAAATATCCTATGACATCATCCTGATGGATATCGAAATGCCGGAAATGAACGGTTATGAAACCACCACATACATTCGGAATGAACTGAAAAGCTCCGTTCCGATTATTGCCATGACCGCGCATACAATGGCAGGAGAAAGCGAAAAATGCCTGCAGATGGGAATGAACGGCTACCTGTCCAAACCGATCCGTGAAGACCTGCTTTTCCGCACATTGATTCACATCGGGTTGGAAAATCCAAAACCGGTTTCAGAAGCACCTGCTAACCTGGTCGACCTCAGTTCCCTGGAAAAAACCATGCGCGGCAATAAGAAAGTGATCCTGGAAACCCTGGAAATCTTCCTGCATCACTTACCGGAAAACCTGGAAGGAATTGAACAAGGGGTGAAGGAAAATAATTTTGCAATGATCCGCAGAAATGCACATACCATGAAATCATCCGTATCCATATTGGGGATTAATAAGATACAAACACTCCTGGAAGAAATGGAAAGGCTGGCAACCTCGGAGTCGGATATGGAACGCATCATTGAACTGGAAAATTCGTTAGTTTTACTCAGCGGTCACGCAGTAAAAGAAATAGAACAA